In a genomic window of Ipomoea triloba cultivar NCNSP0323 chromosome 3, ASM357664v1:
- the LOC116012582 gene encoding receptor-like protein kinase FERONIA: MFSVLPFLLFLSYVSAAVVAESPPAYNPPDLFFFNCGASSSKQPDDDGRTWESDDKFPKFMPAKAADISLVSKPEEQGSNVPQVPYTTGVRIFQSNFTYSFPLSAGPKFIRLYFFPSQFNAKGLTFNKTESYFSVTANEHTLLRNFSAYLTAAVTNYPFVNKEYIVNVDESQMLNITFAPSPNAYAFVNGIEIVSIPTGYYIRGDPAGANDNQIKWVPDNNNNYYYIYNNTAFETLYRLIVGGQTLLAANDTGMYRTWSSDDEYVIGYGYFTPHLDVNITYTELTPNYSAPKIVYTTSRTIANYSSAVNWTFAVDSGFLYLFRLYFCEFAIEIDGGNERVFSVEIANETAESHADVFLMAGGSKIPIFKDYLVKVRDNDGRRGKQNVSLAIRPNMATRPVWANALLNGLEIFKLNDTQGSLAAANPDFISQPVQSPPREKKKGGATVGAVVGGVCGGILVIAILGFLIFRQRRRRVANSAGSITKTTWDPLSVVPPSTHNTDGSGAPLPSDLCRSFSLEDLKSATGNFDEKFVVGKGGFGKVYRGFIDNGAIAVAIKRLNPESSQGIREFQTEIEMLSRLRHLHLVSLIGYCNDNGEMILVYDYMAKGTLRDHLYKSDNNPSLPWKKRLEISIGAAKGLHYLHTGAKWTIIHRDVKSTNILLDERWVAKVSDFGLSKVGPLGEAYTHVSTAVKGSVGYVDPEYYRRQQVTEKSDVYSFGVVLFEVLCARPAVIPTQTREKVNLAEWARQCCRKGTVDQMVDPRLRGEIAPESLNKYAEIACNCLKEQGIDRPAMSDVVWSLEFALQLQEAAEKRSQAAGVDGFPPGSPSFPLLGNGDSSTTTDNSEGVFSTSDEVAAMSTTSGSGTATTTTGIDRLQSHNVFSLLNHPEGR, encoded by the coding sequence ATGTTTTCCGTTCTCCCCTTTCTCCTTTTCCTCTCCTACGTCTCCGCCGCCGTAGTTGCAGAATCCCCCCCAGCTTACAACCCCCCCGatctcttcttcttcaactgCGGCGCATCCTCAAGCAAACAGCCCGACGACGATGGCCGTACATGGGAGAGTGATGATAAATTCCCCAAGTTCATGCCGGCGAAAGCGGCGGATATATCGCTGGTTTCCAAGCCCGAAGAGCAAGGCTCTAACGTCCCCCAGGTCCCGTACACCACCGGCGTCAGAATCTTCCAGTCCAACTTCACCTACTCCTTCCCCCTCTCCGCCGGCCCCAAGTTCATCCGCCTCTACTTCTTCCCTTCCCAGTTTAACGCCAAAGGGTTAACGTTCAACAAGACGGAATCTTACTTCTCAGTCACGGCTAACGAGCACACCCTGTTGAGAAACTTCAGCGCCTATCTCACCGCCGCCGTTACCAATTACCCGTTTGTTAACAAAGAGTATATCGTTAACGTCGACGAAAGCCAGATGCTCAACATAACCTTCGCTCCTTCTCCCAACGCTTATGCGTTTGTTAACGGGATCGAAATTGTTTCGATTCCGACGGGGTATTACATACGGGGCGATCCCGCCGGAGCCAACGACAACCAAATAAAATGGGTGCCggacaacaacaataattattattacatctACAACAACACCGCTTTTGAGACTCTGTACAGGCTGATTGTTGGGGGACAAACTCTTTTGGCGGCTAATGATACCGGGATGTACCGGACGTGGTCTTCCGACGATGAGTACGTCATCGGTTATGGATATTTTACGCCGCATTTGGATGTCAACATCACCTACACTGAATTGACGCCGAATTACTCTGCTCCTAAGATAGTTTACACTACCTCGAGGACCATAGCCAATTACAGCAGTGCTGTGAATTGGACATTTGCGGTGGACTCGGGGTTTCTGTATCTTTTCAGGTTATATTTTTGTGAGTTTGCGATCGAAATCGATGGGGGGAATGAACGGGTTTTCTCGGTGGAAATAGCGAACGAAACGGCGGAGAGTCATGCGGATGTTTTTCTAATGGCAGGCGGTTCGAAAATTCCAATCTTCAAAGACTACCTTGTGAAGGTGCGGGATAACGACGGTCGCCGGGGAAAGCAAAATGTTTCGTTGGCTATTAGGCCTAACATGGCGACCCGGCCGGTTTGGGCAAATGCTCTGTTAAATGGGTTAGAGATTTTCAAGCTGAACGATACTCAAGGGAGCCTGGCCGCGGCTAATCCTGACTTCATATCTCAGCCGGTCCAATCGCCGCCTCGGGAGAAGAAAAAAGGCGGCGCTACGGTCGGCGCCGTCGTTGGCGGCGTGTGTGGTGGGATTCTGGTAATCGCGATATTGGGATTCTTGATTTTCCGGCAACGGAGGAGGAGAGTGGCAAACTCGGCTGGGAGCATTACCAAGACAACATGGGACCCACTGTCCGTGGTGCCACCATCCACGCATAACACGGACGGGTCCGGCGCGCCGCTACCGTCCGATCTCTGCCGCAGCTTTTCCCTGGAAGATCTCAAATCCGCGACGGGCAACTTCGACGAGAAATTCGTGGTGGGCAAAGGCGGGTTCGGAAAGGTCTACCGAGGCTTCATAGACAACGGCGCGATCGCCGTCGCGATCAAGCGGTTGAACCCGGAATCCAGCCAAGGGATCCGCGAGTTCCAAACGGAGATCGAAATGCTCTCCAGGCTAAGGCACCTCCACTTAGTCTCGTTAATCGGTTACTGCAACGACAACGGAGAAATGATCCTAGTTTACGATTACATGGCTAAAGGGACCTTGCGCGATCATCTCTACAAATCCGACAACAATCCCTCTCTCCCATGGAAGAAAAGGCTAGAAATCTCAATCGGCGCCGCTAAGGGCTTACACTATCTCCATACCGGAGCAAAATGGACAATTATTCACCGGGACGTTAAGTCCACTAATATCTTATTGGATGAAAGATGGGTGGCTAAGGTGTCGGATTTTGGTTTGTCCAAGGTGGGCCCACTCGGGGAAGCTTATACCCACGTCAGCACCGCCGTCAAGGGGAGCGTGGGATACGTGGATCCGGAGTACTACAGACGGCAACAAGTGACGGAAAAATCCGACGTTTATTCGTTCGGAGTGGTTTTATTCGAGGTCCTATGTGCCAGGCCGGCCGTGATTCCGACCCAAACAAGAGAAAAAGTGAACTTAGCGGAGTGGGCCCGGCAGTGTTGCCGGAAAGGCACGGTGGATCAAATGGTGGACCCCAGATTACGGGGCGAGATCGCGCCGGAGTCGCTGAACAAGTACGCCGAGATCGCCTGCAATTGCTTGAAGGAACAGGGGATAGACCGCCCCGCCATGAGCGATGTGGTTTGGAGCCTTGAATTCGCGTTGCAGCTCCAGGAAGCCGCGGAGAAGAGGAGCCAAGCGGCCGGCGTCGACGGGTTCCCGCCCGGCAGCCCGTCTTTCCCGCTGCTCGGAAACGGAGACTCCAGCACCACCACCGATAACAGCGAAGGCGTTTTCTCGACGTCCGATGAAGTTGCGGCGATGTCTACAACCAGTGGGAGTGGGACAGCGACAACCACAACCGGAATCGACAGGCTACAGTCCCATAATGTTTTTTCCCTACTCAACCACCCGGAGGGAcgttaa